One Fusarium poae strain DAOMC 252244 chromosome 4, whole genome shotgun sequence DNA window includes the following coding sequences:
- a CDS encoding hypothetical protein (SECRETED:SignalP(1-27)): MGPDKSLPALLAALLLRPLWLLNDVCFQETRMQKDVHKSLIDAKRVAVFECKPNKDKDEEARDNSEAKDTY, encoded by the exons ATGGGTCCTGACAAGTCATTGCCTGCGCTCCTAGCTGCGTTACTCCTGC GCCCGCTTTGGCTTCTCAATGATGTGTGCTTCCAAGAGACCCGGATGCAGAAGGATGTCCACAAGTCGCTGATTGACGCGAAGCGTGTGGCCGTGTTCGAGTGTAAGCcaaacaaggacaaggatgaGGAGGCCAGGGACAACAGCGAGGCCAAGGATACA TATTAG